The following proteins come from a genomic window of Kitasatospora sp. NBC_01246:
- a CDS encoding branched-chain amino acid ABC transporter permease: MTTTSTTETTPVIPLPARAAAILTGLGALATAGSALMSWTYTDEFPGDLTYYGSPAGLQWLALTAGLLTLALLLATHGVRGLRWAAPTRSHNAVLLAAAGAFAVSWFSVIAIAVDLGGLANLDPGGWVAALGSLLAVVGTLGLPLDRRTHVPVRILDRRLFLLLPAAPVVWFATHAVPEDKPVAPVLTALAGALVIAAAAVLLLQIGHLANSGLRLGTVERPLPAARELPSWAEVLLIVLAFAIGLFAITFGIDTEYGELFTAYLLLAAAVVPALAKGGLLARLRALTVKYRPVTTGAAFAAAASFPFTQTSDQYTSVAANILIFATVALGLNIVVGLAGLLDLGYVAFLGVGAYAAALVSGSPASPIHVQFPFWAAMLTGAVVSMIFGVLIGAPTLRLRGDYLAIVTLGFGEIFRITMLNLNGTTGPKITNGSNGIPRIPDLQILGFDLGKPHTVLGVELGRFSNYYLLMLLVTAFVVLVFARVGNSRIGRAWVAIREDETAAEAMGINGFRLKLLAFALGACLAGLAGTVQAHVSYTVTPDQYTFAEALPPNSAFLLAAVILGGMGTISGPLAGATLLFLIPKKLEFLSNYQLLAFGIALIVLMRVRPEGLIPNRRNQLEFHEAAIPAQLSGDTVALTKAGA, translated from the coding sequence ATGACCACCACCTCGACCACCGAGACCACCCCGGTCATCCCGCTGCCGGCCCGCGCCGCCGCCATCCTCACCGGACTCGGCGCCCTCGCCACCGCCGGCTCCGCCCTGATGTCCTGGACGTACACCGACGAGTTCCCCGGCGACCTCACCTACTACGGCTCCCCCGCCGGCCTCCAGTGGCTCGCCCTCACCGCGGGCCTGCTCACCCTCGCCCTGCTGCTCGCCACCCACGGCGTCCGCGGCCTGCGCTGGGCCGCCCCCACCCGCAGCCACAACGCCGTCCTGCTCGCCGCCGCCGGCGCCTTCGCCGTCAGCTGGTTCTCCGTCATCGCCATCGCGGTCGACCTCGGCGGCCTCGCCAACCTCGACCCCGGCGGCTGGGTCGCCGCCCTCGGCTCGCTGCTCGCCGTCGTCGGCACCCTCGGCCTGCCGCTCGACCGGCGCACCCACGTCCCGGTGCGGATCCTCGACCGGCGGCTGTTCCTGCTCCTCCCCGCCGCCCCGGTCGTCTGGTTCGCCACCCACGCCGTCCCCGAGGACAAGCCCGTCGCCCCGGTGCTGACCGCCCTCGCCGGCGCCCTGGTGATCGCCGCCGCCGCCGTCCTGCTCCTGCAGATCGGCCACCTCGCCAACAGCGGGCTCCGCCTCGGCACCGTCGAGCGGCCACTGCCCGCCGCCCGCGAACTGCCCTCCTGGGCCGAGGTCCTGCTCATCGTGCTGGCCTTCGCCATCGGCCTGTTCGCGATCACCTTCGGCATCGACACCGAGTACGGCGAACTCTTCACCGCCTACCTGCTGCTCGCCGCCGCCGTCGTCCCCGCCCTGGCCAAGGGCGGCCTGCTGGCCCGGCTGCGCGCGCTGACCGTCAAGTACCGCCCGGTCACCACCGGCGCCGCCTTCGCCGCCGCCGCCAGCTTCCCGTTCACCCAGACCAGCGACCAGTACACCTCGGTCGCCGCCAACATCCTGATCTTCGCCACCGTCGCCCTCGGCCTCAACATCGTCGTGGGCCTGGCCGGCCTGCTCGACCTCGGCTACGTCGCCTTCCTCGGCGTCGGCGCCTACGCCGCCGCCCTGGTCTCCGGCTCCCCCGCCTCGCCGATCCACGTCCAGTTCCCCTTCTGGGCCGCGATGCTGACCGGCGCCGTGGTGTCGATGATCTTCGGTGTGCTGATCGGTGCCCCCACCCTGCGGCTGCGCGGCGACTACCTCGCCATCGTCACCCTCGGCTTCGGCGAGATCTTCCGCATCACCATGCTCAACCTCAACGGCACCACCGGGCCCAAGATCACCAACGGCTCGAACGGCATCCCGCGGATCCCCGACCTCCAGATCCTCGGCTTCGACCTCGGCAAGCCGCACACCGTCCTGGGCGTCGAACTCGGCCGGTTCTCCAACTACTACCTGCTGATGCTCCTGGTCACCGCCTTCGTCGTACTGGTCTTCGCCCGGGTCGGCAACTCCCGCATCGGCCGCGCCTGGGTCGCCATCCGCGAGGACGAGACCGCCGCCGAGGCCATGGGCATCAACGGCTTCCGGCTCAAGCTCCTCGCCTTCGCCCTCGGCGCCTGCCTCGCCGGCCTCGCCGGCACCGTCCAGGCCCACGTCAGCTACACCGTCACCCCCGACCAGTACACCTTCGCCGAGGCCCTGCCGCCCAACTCCGCCTTCCTGCTCGCCGCCGTCATCCTCGGCGGCATGGGCACCATCAGCGGCCCGCTGGCCGGCGCCACCCTCCTCTTCCTCATCCCGAAGAAGCTGGAATTCCTCTCCAACTACCAGCTGCTCGCCTTCGGCATCGCCCTCATCGTGCTGATGCGCGTCCGCCCCGAAGGGCTCATCCCCAACCGGCGCAACCAGCTGGAATTCCACGAGGCCGCGATCCCCGCGCAGCTCTCCGGCGACACCGTCGCCCTCACCAAGGCAGGGGCGTGA
- a CDS encoding ABC transporter ATP-binding protein: protein MTTTDAPAAVSGPGPAKPLLEVSGVTMRFGGLTAVNNVSLTVGEGEIIGLIGPNGAGKTTFFNCLTGLYVPTEGRVAYRGTVLPPKPHLVTQAGIARTFQNIRLFANMTVLENVLVGRHSRTKEGIFSAILRGPGYHRAEAESRARAMELLAFTGLADKADHLARNLPYGEQRKLEIARALASDPGLLLLDEPTAGMNPQETRAAEELVFAIRDKGISILVIEHDMRFIFNLCDRTAVLVQGQKIVEGDRETVQSDERVITAYLGAPLEGTAPAATETDQ, encoded by the coding sequence ATGACCACCACCGACGCCCCCGCCGCCGTCTCCGGGCCCGGCCCCGCCAAGCCCCTGCTCGAAGTCTCCGGCGTCACCATGCGGTTCGGCGGCCTCACCGCCGTCAACAACGTCTCCCTCACCGTCGGCGAAGGCGAGATCATCGGCCTGATCGGCCCCAACGGCGCCGGCAAGACCACCTTCTTCAACTGCCTCACCGGCCTCTACGTCCCCACCGAGGGACGCGTCGCCTACCGCGGCACCGTCCTGCCGCCCAAGCCCCACCTCGTCACCCAGGCCGGCATCGCCCGCACCTTCCAGAACATCCGGCTCTTCGCCAACATGACCGTCCTGGAGAACGTCCTCGTCGGCCGGCACAGCCGCACCAAGGAAGGCATCTTCTCCGCCATCCTCCGCGGCCCCGGCTACCACCGCGCCGAAGCCGAGAGCCGCGCCCGCGCCATGGAACTGCTGGCGTTCACCGGACTCGCCGACAAGGCCGACCACCTCGCCCGCAACCTCCCCTACGGCGAACAGCGCAAGCTGGAGATCGCCCGGGCCCTCGCCTCCGACCCCGGCCTGCTGCTCCTCGACGAGCCCACCGCCGGCATGAACCCGCAGGAGACCCGGGCCGCCGAGGAACTCGTCTTCGCCATCCGTGACAAGGGCATCTCCATCCTCGTCATCGAGCACGACATGCGGTTCATCTTCAACCTGTGCGACCGCACCGCCGTCCTGGTCCAGGGCCAGAAGATCGTCGAAGGCGACCGCGAGACCGTCCAGAGCGACGAACGCGTCATCACCGCCTACCTCGGCGCACCGCTCGAAGGCACCGCCCCCGCAGCAACGGAGACCGACCAGTGA
- a CDS encoding ABC transporter ATP-binding protein produces the protein MTALLEVKDLRVAYGKIEAVKGISFTVNQGEVTTLIGTNGAGKTTTLRTLSGLLKPTGGTVTFDGQALTTVPAHKIVALGLAHSPEGRHIFPRMTIEENLLLGAFLRTDTAGIAADVERAYGLFPILGERRKQAAGTLSGGEQQMLAMGRALMSQPKLLMLDEPSMGLSPLMMQKIMATIVELKASGTTILLVEQNAQAALSLSDQGYVMETGRIVLKGTGADLLHDESVRKAYLGED, from the coding sequence GTGACCGCACTCCTCGAGGTCAAGGACCTCCGCGTCGCCTACGGCAAGATCGAAGCCGTCAAGGGCATCAGCTTCACCGTCAACCAGGGCGAGGTCACCACCCTGATCGGCACCAACGGCGCCGGCAAGACCACCACCCTGCGCACCCTGTCCGGCCTGCTCAAGCCCACCGGCGGCACGGTCACCTTCGACGGCCAGGCCCTCACCACCGTCCCCGCCCACAAGATCGTCGCGCTCGGGCTCGCCCACTCCCCCGAGGGCCGGCACATCTTCCCGCGGATGACCATCGAGGAGAACCTGCTGCTCGGCGCGTTCCTGCGCACCGACACGGCCGGCATCGCGGCGGACGTCGAGCGGGCCTACGGCCTCTTCCCGATCCTCGGCGAGCGGCGCAAGCAGGCCGCCGGCACCCTGTCCGGCGGCGAGCAGCAGATGCTCGCCATGGGCCGGGCACTGATGTCCCAGCCGAAGCTGCTGATGCTGGACGAGCCCTCGATGGGGCTCTCCCCGCTGATGATGCAGAAGATCATGGCGACCATCGTGGAGCTGAAGGCTAGCGGCACGACCATCCTGCTGGTCGAGCAGAACGCCCAGGCGGCGCTCTCGCTGTCCGACCAGGGCTACGTGATGGAGACCGGCCGCATCGTGCTCAAGGGCACCGGCGCCGACCTCCTGCACGACGAGTCCGTGCGGAAGGCCTACCTCGGCGAGGACTGA
- a CDS encoding ANTAR domain-containing response regulator encodes MQYPAGTRSPVSTADEQAEPLETDMPQITRIVIAEDEALIRLDLKEMLEEEGYTVVGEAGDGATALKLVEELRPDLAILDVKMPVLDGLSAAEQIHEAHLAPVLMLTAFSQRELVDRARDAGAMAYIVKPFSKSDLVPAIEMAVSRYTEMRTLEEEIQDLTQRLETRKLVDRAKSVLQTKFGLNEPAAFRWIQKTSMDRRMTMAAVAEAVIEEGEAQDKKKADEAKGEQ; translated from the coding sequence ATGCAGTACCCCGCCGGAACGAGGAGCCCCGTGAGCACCGCCGACGAGCAGGCAGAGCCGCTTGAGACCGACATGCCCCAGATCACCCGAATTGTGATCGCCGAGGACGAGGCGTTGATCCGCCTCGACCTGAAGGAGATGCTCGAAGAGGAGGGGTACACGGTCGTCGGCGAGGCCGGGGACGGGGCGACGGCGCTGAAGCTGGTCGAGGAGCTGCGGCCCGACCTGGCGATCCTGGACGTGAAGATGCCCGTCCTGGACGGGCTCTCCGCCGCCGAGCAGATCCACGAGGCGCACCTGGCGCCCGTGCTGATGCTGACCGCGTTCTCGCAGCGCGAGCTGGTGGACCGGGCGCGGGACGCGGGCGCGATGGCGTACATCGTGAAGCCGTTCAGCAAGAGTGACCTGGTCCCCGCGATCGAGATGGCCGTCTCCCGGTACACCGAGATGCGGACGCTGGAGGAGGAGATCCAGGACCTCACCCAGCGGCTGGAGACCCGGAAGCTGGTGGACCGGGCGAAGAGCGTGCTGCAGACCAAGTTCGGGCTGAACGAGCCGGCCGCGTTCCGGTGGATCCAGAAGACCTCGATGGACCGTCGGATGACGATGGCCGCGGTCGCGGAGGCCGTGATCGAAGAGGGCGAGGCCCAGGACAAGAAGAAGGCCGACGAGGCCAAGGGCGAGCAGTAG
- the pyk gene encoding pyruvate kinase, with protein sequence MRRAKIVCTLGPATDSYDQIKTLVDAGMDIARFNLSHGSHAEHEERYRRVRKAADETGRSVGVLADLQGPKIRLETFAEGPVLLERGDEFTISTDKGVVGDQNICGTTYPGLAADVTSGERILVDDGRVTLEVVEVAGPLVRCTVVEGGLVSDHKGLNLPGVAVSVPALSEKDIADLRWALRTGADLIALSFVRSGRDIEDVHRVMAEEGRSVPVIAKIEKPQAVENLESIVDAFDGIMVARGDLGVEMPLEQVPMVQKRAVKLAKRNAKPVIVATQMLDSMINASRPTRAEASDVANAVLDGSDAVMLSGETSVGKYPVETVRTMGRIIEAAEQDVLADGLPPLTAGTKPRTQGGAVARAATEIGDFLGAKYLIAFTQSGDTARRLSRSRSPIPVLAFTYEPAVRSQLALTWGVETFLGPFAATTDEMVEQVDAALLSLGRCRKGDIVVITAGSPPGLAGSTNLVRVHHVGTLDS encoded by the coding sequence ATGCGCCGAGCAAAAATCGTCTGTACTCTCGGGCCAGCCACCGACTCGTACGACCAGATCAAGACGCTGGTCGACGCCGGGATGGACATCGCCCGCTTCAACCTGAGCCACGGCTCCCACGCCGAGCACGAGGAGCGCTACCGCCGGGTCCGCAAGGCCGCCGACGAGACCGGCCGCAGCGTCGGCGTGCTCGCCGACCTTCAAGGCCCGAAGATCCGACTGGAGACCTTCGCCGAAGGTCCGGTACTTCTCGAACGCGGCGACGAGTTCACGATCTCCACCGACAAGGGCGTCGTCGGAGACCAGAACATCTGCGGCACCACCTACCCGGGCCTCGCCGCCGACGTCACCAGCGGCGAGCGGATCCTCGTCGACGACGGCCGGGTCACCCTGGAGGTCGTCGAGGTGGCCGGCCCGCTGGTCCGCTGCACCGTCGTCGAGGGCGGCCTGGTCTCCGACCACAAGGGCCTCAACCTCCCCGGCGTCGCCGTCTCCGTACCCGCGCTGAGCGAGAAGGACATCGCCGACCTGCGCTGGGCCCTGCGGACCGGCGCCGACCTGATCGCGCTCTCCTTCGTCCGCAGCGGCCGCGACATCGAGGACGTCCACCGCGTGATGGCGGAGGAGGGGCGCTCCGTCCCGGTCATCGCCAAGATCGAGAAGCCGCAGGCGGTCGAGAACCTGGAATCCATCGTGGACGCCTTCGACGGCATCATGGTGGCCCGCGGCGACCTGGGTGTGGAGATGCCCCTCGAACAGGTCCCGATGGTCCAGAAGCGCGCCGTCAAGCTGGCCAAGCGCAACGCCAAGCCGGTCATCGTCGCCACCCAGATGCTGGACTCGATGATCAACGCCTCCCGCCCCACCCGGGCCGAGGCCTCCGACGTCGCCAACGCCGTCCTCGACGGCAGCGACGCGGTGATGCTCTCCGGCGAGACCTCCGTCGGCAAGTACCCCGTCGAGACGGTCCGGACCATGGGCCGCATCATCGAGGCCGCCGAACAGGACGTCCTCGCCGACGGCCTCCCGCCGCTCACCGCCGGCACCAAGCCGCGCACCCAGGGCGGCGCCGTCGCCCGCGCGGCCACCGAGATCGGCGACTTCCTGGGCGCCAAGTACCTGATCGCCTTCACCCAGTCCGGCGACACCGCCCGCCGGCTCTCCCGCTCCCGCTCGCCGATCCCGGTGCTCGCCTTCACCTACGAACCGGCCGTCCGCAGCCAACTCGCCCTCACCTGGGGCGTGGAGACCTTCCTCGGCCCCTTCGCCGCCACCACGGACGAGATGGTCGAACAGGTCGACGCCGCGCTGCTCTCCCTCGGCCGCTGCCGCAAGGGCGACATCGTCGTCATCACCGCCGGCTCCCCACCCGGCCTCGCCGGCTCCACCAACCTCGTCCGCGTCCACCACGTGGGGACACTGGACAGCTGA
- a CDS encoding VWA domain-containing protein: MRTTRVGAAAGRGGRVLVAGLALLVAATACTSSPAPAPQQSDAPAPTARAGVLRLLAGSELQDMAPVLEEAQKATGVTVQFAWTGSLDGADAVASGRADGKYDAVWFPSNHYLRLDDAGKSKLLSETPVMVSPVAVGVRSSALNELGWGDGSKVSWGQLADAASTGRLAYGMADPSRSNSGFSALVAVAAAFSGADSALTEADVRKATPSLKQFFTGQKLTSGSSGWLAQAYARAEQGRVGALVNYESVLLSMNKTLAADQQLTVIRPTDGVVSANYPLTLLSSSAERERDSFRRLTDYLLKDDVQKRVSELTLRHPVSAGVAAAPSLPADRRHELPFPGSKAVADGLLASYQDELRRPSRTVYVLDTSGSMAGARLAALKSALGRLTGAEDTRGVRRFRNREEVTLLSFASKVKSTKTHTVPAAGAQQELASINADVQALSADGGTAVYSSLQEAYRFLDRQQAAAQDDRFTSIVVMTDGESNEGASDKDFRNFYNGLSAAQKAVPVFPILFGDAAKNQLQGIADLTGGKLFDGTASLDGAFEEIRGYQ, from the coding sequence ATGAGGACGACCAGGGTGGGGGCCGCGGCGGGGCGCGGCGGGCGGGTGCTGGTGGCGGGGCTCGCCCTGCTGGTGGCGGCGACGGCGTGCACGTCCTCGCCGGCGCCGGCTCCGCAGCAGAGCGACGCGCCGGCGCCGACCGCGCGGGCGGGGGTGCTGCGGTTGCTGGCCGGCAGCGAACTGCAGGACATGGCGCCGGTGCTGGAGGAGGCGCAGAAGGCGACCGGGGTGACCGTCCAGTTCGCCTGGACCGGGTCGCTGGACGGTGCGGACGCCGTGGCCTCGGGCCGGGCGGACGGCAAGTACGACGCGGTCTGGTTCCCCTCGAACCACTATCTGCGGCTGGACGACGCGGGGAAGTCGAAGCTGCTGTCGGAGACGCCGGTGATGGTGTCGCCGGTGGCGGTGGGTGTGCGGTCGTCCGCGCTCAACGAGCTGGGCTGGGGCGACGGTTCCAAGGTGAGCTGGGGGCAGCTGGCGGACGCGGCGTCGACCGGCAGGCTGGCGTACGGGATGGCCGACCCGTCGCGGTCCAACTCGGGCTTCTCGGCGCTGGTGGCGGTGGCGGCGGCGTTCTCGGGGGCGGATTCGGCGCTCACCGAGGCGGACGTGCGGAAGGCGACGCCCTCGTTGAAGCAGTTCTTCACGGGGCAGAAGCTGACGTCGGGTTCGTCCGGCTGGCTGGCGCAGGCGTACGCGCGGGCGGAGCAGGGCCGGGTCGGGGCGCTGGTCAACTACGAGTCGGTCCTGCTGTCGATGAACAAGACGCTGGCGGCGGACCAGCAGTTGACGGTGATCCGGCCGACCGACGGCGTGGTGTCGGCGAACTACCCGCTGACGCTGCTCAGTTCGTCGGCCGAGCGGGAGCGGGACTCGTTCCGGCGGCTGACCGACTACCTGCTGAAGGACGATGTGCAGAAGCGCGTCTCGGAGTTGACGCTGCGTCACCCGGTGTCGGCGGGGGTGGCGGCGGCTCCGTCGCTGCCGGCCGACCGGCGGCACGAGTTGCCGTTCCCGGGCAGCAAGGCGGTCGCGGACGGCCTGTTGGCCTCGTACCAGGACGAGCTGCGCCGGCCGTCGCGGACGGTGTACGTGCTGGACACCTCGGGGTCGATGGCGGGGGCCCGGCTGGCGGCGCTGAAGTCGGCGCTGGGGCGGCTGACCGGGGCGGAGGACACCCGAGGGGTGCGGCGGTTCCGCAACCGCGAGGAGGTGACGCTGCTGTCGTTCGCCTCCAAGGTGAAGTCGACGAAGACGCACACGGTGCCGGCGGCCGGTGCGCAGCAGGAGCTGGCGTCGATCAACGCGGATGTGCAGGCGCTGTCGGCGGACGGCGGGACGGCGGTGTACAGCTCGCTGCAGGAGGCGTACCGGTTCCTGGACCGGCAGCAGGCGGCGGCGCAGGACGACCGGTTCACGTCGATCGTGGTGATGACGGACGGTGAGAGCAACGAGGGCGCGTCGGACAAGGACTTCCGGAACTTCTACAACGGGTTGTCGGCGGCGCAGAAGGCGGTGCCGGTGTTCCCGATCCTGTTCGGGGACGCGGCGAAGAACCAGTTGCAGGGGATCGCGGATCTGACCGGGGGCAAGCTGTTCGACGGGACGGCGTCGCTGGACGGGGCGTTCGAGGAGATCCGTGGGTACCAGTAG
- a CDS encoding helix-turn-helix transcriptional regulator, which produces MSTVRTRRHQQDRTVAAPPHLAARDPQLRRIAALATRARTGTGGVLLVTGAAGTGRSALLAEAARREAAHGTTVLWARCSVDEATTPYAAARQLFEAAPGQGTPPPGTGRTAPDTDTDLWALLRLHAAHSPVLLAVDDIHLADRASRDWLLQLARRIDRLPVLLLATERRQSALGSPPARFGRGLPPGLADTTRLDPLDTTAATRLAELHLGLGAPPALADDCVRATGGNPLLLTALLADLRDHPDECCPAAFTALPAPPALVALPALPAPRALTTLRALPDSCARMPGGAFPEAVEQWLRGGGDRALTAARVLARMQEHPAARTAPLPGAGDFDPVPMLAELAGADPDQITGWLAELTTQQLLDDPGPGRWPRFAHPLLTDAVLAGHEPGHRARVHRAAAEFLHRTGAPDERVAGHLLLTPAPAPRWAAEALRRAARKAAEADRPEDAVTLLRRVLTEPLNDRRRGLLLTELGGLEVTLGPAERTAGVRHLAEAVHLQQSDEGVFQTANTLGAVLAARGDAPAALELMEELAERFADRDDLVHAVQAAAALIAAHDGHSWLQVVEGVQRFAARTQHRLAPPAYALLTEFDSTSGVLSAAEVAARVKDLLDAPVDPLCRSYVLVSAATLAQWADLLPEADRLVARGLAAYRGPSLDPGYQCLLSVRAESRVMRGEYQALLDDLALTGSSAASAAAASAPAACAGPAALPGPAPAPAQAAPPAPAQPVRQGLRTGVRGRSGGESAERPERHERSVWSWWCGTPADTGPGASGPGATGPGHPGACAPGTADPHLADRDVTTPGAATAPGEPAEADAQAPATYAGLLGQQNAHLVAQAVIALTETGRYWQAHGLARAVAADRAQGSWEWNEYLYARGLLRLATGEPAEALVDLMECGRRQGERHVLSPIVTPWRSAAADCHTALGEPGPAVALAEEELRLARIWGTPRTVGRALRALGAATGGRHGLDLAAEAVELLRTAEIETELIPALITHGRLLADGGRRGAARRALREAAGRAERLGAIRLRAVAVEALRASGARRGRGEHAGAEALTDSELRICRLATAGHSNAEIAAMLHLAVRTVETHLTNSFRKLGVRRRAELAGALET; this is translated from the coding sequence ATGAGTACCGTCAGGACGCGCCGACACCAGCAGGACCGGACCGTCGCCGCACCACCGCACCTCGCGGCCCGCGACCCCCAGCTGCGCCGGATCGCCGCCCTCGCCACCCGCGCCCGGACCGGCACCGGCGGCGTCCTGCTGGTCACCGGCGCCGCCGGGACCGGCCGCAGCGCCCTGCTCGCCGAAGCCGCCCGCCGCGAGGCCGCGCACGGCACCACCGTGCTGTGGGCCCGCTGCTCCGTCGACGAGGCCACCACCCCCTACGCCGCCGCCCGCCAGCTGTTCGAGGCCGCCCCCGGCCAGGGCACACCGCCCCCCGGGACCGGCCGCACCGCCCCCGACACCGACACCGACCTCTGGGCCCTGCTGCGCCTGCACGCCGCCCACAGCCCCGTCCTGCTCGCCGTCGACGACATCCACCTCGCCGACCGGGCCTCCCGGGACTGGCTGCTCCAGCTCGCCCGCCGGATCGACCGGCTGCCCGTCCTCCTGCTGGCCACCGAACGCCGCCAGAGCGCCCTCGGCAGCCCGCCCGCCCGCTTCGGCCGCGGCCTGCCCCCCGGACTGGCCGACACCACCCGGCTCGACCCCCTCGACACCACCGCCGCCACCCGGCTCGCCGAACTCCACCTCGGCCTCGGCGCCCCGCCCGCCCTCGCCGACGACTGCGTCCGCGCCACCGGCGGCAACCCGCTGCTGCTCACCGCACTCCTCGCCGACCTGCGCGACCACCCCGACGAGTGCTGCCCCGCCGCCTTCACCGCCCTGCCCGCCCCGCCCGCCCTCGTCGCCCTCCCGGCCCTGCCCGCGCCCCGCGCCCTCACCACCCTCCGCGCCCTGCCCGACAGCTGCGCCCGGATGCCCGGCGGCGCCTTCCCCGAAGCCGTCGAACAGTGGCTGCGCGGCGGCGGCGACCGCGCCCTCACCGCCGCCCGCGTCCTCGCCCGGATGCAGGAACACCCCGCCGCCCGCACCGCCCCCCTGCCCGGCGCCGGGGACTTCGACCCGGTACCGATGCTCGCCGAACTCGCCGGCGCCGACCCCGACCAGATCACCGGCTGGCTCGCCGAGCTCACCACCCAGCAGCTGCTCGACGACCCCGGCCCCGGCCGCTGGCCCCGCTTCGCCCACCCGCTGCTCACCGACGCCGTCCTGGCCGGCCACGAACCCGGCCACCGCGCCCGCGTCCACCGCGCCGCCGCCGAGTTCCTGCACCGCACCGGAGCACCCGACGAACGCGTCGCCGGACACCTCCTGCTCACCCCCGCCCCCGCCCCGCGCTGGGCCGCGGAAGCCCTGCGCCGCGCCGCCCGCAAGGCCGCCGAGGCCGACCGCCCCGAGGACGCCGTCACCCTGCTGCGCCGGGTCCTCACCGAGCCGCTCAACGACCGCCGGCGCGGCCTGCTGCTCACCGAGCTCGGCGGCCTGGAGGTCACCCTCGGCCCGGCCGAGCGCACCGCGGGCGTCCGCCACCTCGCCGAGGCCGTCCACCTCCAGCAGTCCGACGAAGGCGTCTTCCAGACCGCCAACACGCTCGGCGCCGTACTGGCCGCCCGCGGCGACGCCCCCGCGGCGCTGGAACTGATGGAGGAACTGGCCGAACGCTTCGCCGACCGCGACGACCTCGTCCACGCCGTCCAGGCCGCCGCCGCACTGATCGCCGCGCACGACGGCCACAGCTGGCTCCAGGTGGTCGAGGGCGTCCAGCGGTTCGCCGCCCGCACCCAGCACCGGCTCGCACCGCCCGCGTACGCGCTGCTCACCGAGTTCGACTCGACCAGCGGGGTGCTCTCCGCGGCCGAGGTCGCCGCCCGGGTCAAGGACCTGCTCGACGCCCCGGTCGACCCGCTCTGCCGCTCCTACGTCCTGGTCTCCGCCGCCACCCTGGCCCAGTGGGCGGACCTGCTGCCCGAGGCGGACCGGCTGGTGGCGCGTGGCCTGGCCGCGTACCGGGGGCCCTCGCTGGACCCCGGCTACCAGTGCCTGCTGAGCGTGCGCGCCGAGAGCCGGGTGATGCGCGGCGAGTACCAGGCGCTGCTCGACGACCTCGCGCTGACCGGATCGTCCGCCGCGTCGGCCGCCGCCGCGTCCGCGCCCGCCGCCTGCGCGGGGCCCGCCGCGCTCCCGGGACCGGCGCCCGCCCCCGCCCAGGCGGCCCCGCCCGCCCCCGCCCAGCCCGTCCGCCAGGGGCTGCGGACAGGCGTCCGCGGCCGGTCCGGCGGCGAGAGCGCCGAGCGGCCCGAACGCCACGAGCGCTCCGTCTGGTCCTGGTGGTGCGGGACACCGGCGGACACCGGCCCGGGCGCCAGCGGCCCGGGCGCCACCGGGCCGGGCCACCCGGGCGCCTGCGCCCCGGGCACCGCGGACCCGCACCTCGCGGACCGCGACGTCACCACGCCGGGCGCCGCGACCGCGCCCGGTGAACCGGCCGAAGCCGACGCGCAGGCTCCCGCCACCTACGCCGGCCTGCTCGGCCAGCAGAACGCCCACCTCGTCGCCCAGGCCGTCATCGCCCTCACCGAGACCGGCCGCTACTGGCAGGCCCACGGCCTCGCCCGCGCCGTCGCCGCGGACCGCGCCCAGGGCTCCTGGGAGTGGAACGAGTACCTGTACGCCCGCGGCCTGCTCCGACTCGCCACGGGCGAACCGGCCGAAGCCCTCGTCGACCTGATGGAATGCGGCCGCCGCCAAGGCGAACGGCACGTCCTCAGCCCCATCGTCACCCCCTGGCGCTCCGCCGCCGCCGACTGCCACACCGCCCTCGGCGAACCCGGCCCCGCCGTCGCCCTCGCCGAGGAGGAACTGCGGCTCGCCCGGATCTGGGGCACCCCGCGCACCGTCGGCCGCGCCCTGCGCGCCCTCGGCGCCGCCACCGGCGGCCGCCACGGACTCGACCTCGCCGCCGAGGCCGTCGAACTCCTGCGCACCGCCGAGATCGAGACCGAACTCATCCCCGCACTGATCACCCACGGCCGCCTGCTCGCCGACGGCGGCCGCCGCGGCGCCGCCCGCCGCGCCCTGCGCGAGGCCGCCGGCCGCGCCGAACGGCTCGGCGCGATACGACTGCGGGCCGTCGCCGTCGAGGCGCTCCGCGCCAGCGGCGCCCGGCGCGGCCGCGGCGAGCACGCCGGCGCCGAGGCCCTCACCGACAGCGAACTGCGGATCTGCCGCCTGGCCACGGCCGGACACTCCAACGCCGAGATCGCCGCCATGCTGCACCTGGCCGTCCGGACCGTGGAGACCCACCTGACCAACAGCTTCCGCAAACTCGGCGTCCGCCGCCGGGCGGAACTCGCCGGCGCCCTGGAGACGTGA